Sequence from the Nymphalis io chromosome 14, ilAglIoxx1.1, whole genome shotgun sequence genome:
TTCAGGCACGTTATAAAATTGACCTAATTTTAAGGAAACCTCAGCGCACCCAAGAGACATTCAGCTACACGATAACTTAAACCTTGTAATATATTACCgatttaaattacatagattaataaaaatgtgcTTTCGAGGTTAGAATGGCTGTATATAAGTTTTCCTCATTTGCGGAAAAATActattcactttttttttttaatttatagtttatagaACTCCATATAAATGTCGTAAACACGGCTATGTGCTTACTAGTAATGGTAAATAAATTGTGTATTAACGATTTTTTTGGCTAATTAGCGTTTTTTTTATGCAGACGataagagaaaataaaatatagaattggCGGTTCGTGCAGGAATAGATTTACAAACGAATACTTGGTATAAATGATATACATAatgatagtataaaatatatattactattaaacttATTGCAAATTACTATTatgattgactgcctcgttggtctagtggcttgatataaggccgcagacccggaggtcctgggttcaattccgaggtcgggccaataaaaagttattgggtttttctgtcagaaaaattctaagtagcagcccggagtctggaagttggaagtgtgtacactcccgtgcctcggaaagcacgtaaagccgttggtcctgcgcctgaactctttccgttcgtgtcggattgccgtcccatcggattatgagagttagggaacagagagtgcacctgtgtttgcgcacacacttgtgcactataatatctcctgcgtagttggctaatctctcttgagattggccgccgtggccgaaatcggtctggaggacattattattattatatattgcaaaaatatgttatgtaatttataatatcgtacaattaaaactttaatatatcttttaaagatatttcaaattctaaattatttttattatcgaaGGTGATTTAAAATCTCTTATTAATTATagggaaaaaaaaattattattagtatataccGATATCATCGTTTTACCGATTTTATCTCATGTAGTTAAACGGTGCTATATATATAGGTTACCTTAATGCAAATCTCTAACAATAGCTGTTACTTTGTAACGAGCGAGTAACACTGTCGTGCGTATATAGTTGACCCGGTTGTTTACAAAAAAACGCTTTAAATGCAAGCGTAAAACGCGTAAACGCAAAATAATATACCTGTATGGACAACATGTGCAAACATACGTGCAACCTGATAGTTTCgatatgtttttgtatgtattaaaattaaatcgtgttggaataagctccaaaccttctcctcaaaaagaggagaggaggcctttagcccagcagtgggacattcacaggctgctacgggTACGGGTATGTTATAAATCATGGTCTTAactttttttcttctttaattcaaaatatttttgtatgcaTATACAGTTAACATGATATCTATGTCCCTTACACGTATATTATCTACAATACCAAATACATACTTCCTGTTCTTCATGTCGTATGTGAATGGttcgtttaaattatataaacagccGATTGGTGCAGTAGTCGCCTAAACTAGTATTTACCGATAGTCACTGGTACGAATCCTGCACCGTACAAGTGATTGTATGTATCTAATGCTGAAATAACTAACTCGCTTCTCCTCCGTATACAAGTCTAACAAAATGtagattttgattaaaaaatgtatcagTAGTTACAAATACTTTCCGTGGCTACTTGACATTCGATAACATCATTTATAACACATTTGAAAttatggttaaaaaaaaaataccgtatctttcatttcaaattaacggatatgtatatttctataatGGAATTAGAACTTATAATctcttgtaaataattaatgtaatttctcAATCAAAAATCATGTTTTTAACCTTCATAGCTTTCATCGAAATTGGCccatgattaattttaaacacatttcacGCAACTTGAAAACTCGACCAGAATAAACGACATAATGCCTTTTTTAAAGAATGTACCACGTATGACCTACATTACAAtagatatacattttaataaatatatattatacatatatatatatatatatatatatatatatgtataatatatatatatatatatatatatatatatatatatatatatatatatatatatatatatatatatattgccacATCCAGGCAGTGCCTTCAACTATGCATGTTGTAGGCACGTTCAGATGTTTGTGGAAAATTATATGCAAACTAAGCATATGCTTGTTGCTATATTAAGCAATATAGTTTACAAAGTTTGCtacattatcatttattataatctatttttatgatGTGACGACATTTTGTATTCACATTGAGtcgtttgtaattttaattgaataaaatatgaatattagtgGAGAAcagtaatttatgattaaagtatgaaagatattttattatattacatattgtgTTCGATCATTTTGATCCAAAACTGTGTGTAAAGTCTATTTTTGGCAGATCTTtccagacacacacacacacagacacacacgtCCTGTTAATGAAACCACGTGTTGTTTCTTCAATGAATAAATTTCATAAGTTCACTTTATTAGAGCTTAAAATCCTTTAGTTAGTATcctgttttaattgaaataaagatcgcattataatatatatatatttttgtcaagTACACTTCTTGCTCTACAACATTTACATATTACGTTGGTGTTGCAATCTGTAAAGGGATATTGTAAATGTTAGTTGCATTCCATCTTCCATGACTTCTCTAAAGCATATCAATGCTAGTGAAAGTAATTTCAGAATGGGAAAGTTGCCTCATGGAACCTAgaatgttacaaaaataaatctaatgttTTACTAATCTATTGTTTCTGAACGAGTTTTATAATAAACCGCACGGTTAGTTAATATTACATTCTATACTTGTTTATCTCGGTTTTTGGGTTGTTATttgatagattaaataaaaaagtaataaattaactttgGAACATCTGAAGCAAATTTTACGGAATTTGAAATGTctcaatataaacataattagtgAACGTTTCCttaaagcaattaaaaatatgttaattttttcatttttattcgcACAAACATGTACCTGTCAATAGTTTGTATTGAACCTTAAAACTaatcatcaatatttataaagcgCGTCGGGGtgagaaaaaacaaaattaacattctatttttagtcttcatttatatttgaaagcaaaaaacgtaatttttaaatgttgttcCATCctttataaacaaagaaaacttATGCAGCCGGTAGCAATTGTACAAATATAATGTAGAAATGACATTCTAAATTTACTTTAGGATGACGTATAGCCATGAAAAACGCAGGACCTTGTGTTGAAacaatttatcaatttaatggtggatttgtgttattaatgtttctacatttttattattttatgtcatgTTTTCATAATCGATGAATGGACGCTAAAAAGCTTACACAAGAATTTTGAACTATGTTCCATTGTTCTAGAACAATCGATCCAAAGCCGTGCAATCCTCGAACTTTGCAAAAACCAAAACGCGGCGGTGGCTACCCTAAGGTTTTCCTCGGCGGTCTGCCCTCTAACATCACCGAGACCGACTTGCGTGTGTTCTTCGGCCGTTACGGAAAAGTCATGGAGGTTGTCATTATGTATGACCAGGAGAAAAAGAAGTCTCGAGGTAagatttttattgctatttaattatatcaaaataaatcagAGAGAATGTATTAAGTTTTCTGTGTcataatgatgataatgattttTTCACTATGCACTacaattattaaacttattacaaGAACACACCTAGacaaaaaattattcatttatatttttttttacataaaaaacaaatattgttgttacacaaaaataaaaccgaCTCTACAATAATGACATTGCTGGAatgctgtttttttaataatattgaattaatgtaaacaaaatagACACATCCACATCCAGGCAGCGCCTTCAAATCTACTTGTCGTAGGTGCGTTCAGATGTTTGTGGAAAATTAAATGCAAATCAGCATATACTTATTGCCTCAAATGGGCGAGTGAGTCTACAAAGTTTGcaacatttatatttcaagcatgcgctttaatataattgttaattaggAATGTGTAACGATGCATCGATTTTTCAGGCTTCGGATTCCTGTCGTTTGAAGACGAGATCTCCGTGGAAAGGGTGACACAGGAACACTTTATCAATCTGAACGGGAAACAAGTAATTcactcttatttatattttatacattataatgaaataattaatattttcgtctCCACATTCAGGCAGTTTCTTCTAATTTTCTTTTAGTTGGAACATTCCAATGTTTGTGGGAAAGAAATACGCAAATAAGCATATTCTTCCTTGCTTTTATGAGCATGTGTGTATAATTATTTgccacaattttttttcttaattgagTGTTGTCAGCCTAAGCGTTCAGTTGATTAACTGTCTTGTTcttttgtgtaattttaaaaggCTACAGATTCTAATATCTTCATTTTAATGGTTTGGCTAATAAAAGTAACTGGTTTTTTTcctcaaaaatatttcaatagaaaCTCGGTAATGTTACACTCCTTTGCACTTAAAACTTTAAATCTTCTGATTTTCGGTCGATCGTGTTACCGTTGCATTGGAGTGTGATAGAGATTGAATCTGTGATAACAATTGTGTACTGAAATGTTCCACGTGTTAGTTAAGAGTTAAATCATATGCACTTGCATTTTGTATTTGTCTTCGAGAATcctaacagtttttttttgaaGATTTATGCCTTACTACATCAGATAATTTATTTCCTGTTATCAGGTGGAGATCAAGCGCGCGGAGCCACGCGACGGGTCCGGCAAGCTGGGCTCGGGCGGCGGCGGCATGGGCGGCGCGGGCATGGGCGGGGCGCCCGGGGACGCGCCCGCCGCCGGCCAGTGGGGGCCGCCGCAGGCCGCGCCCATGAACATCATCCAGGGACACAACGGACAGATGGGTGGGCCGCCTATCAATATGCCCATGGCTGGTCCCAACATTATGCAAGGGTAACTACTTCACTTTACCAAAGGTTACAGATTTGCTCGTAGATTTCAAATAAATGGATTATTGGATTGAATGGATTAACTCatggattatttaatattgtaacataCCTTGATGATGTACATAATCACTAAGTTCTTTACTCAGGTTTACTTTTGAGAGTATTTAGCATTTCGAGATCACCAGAGCAGGGCAGGACAGAGATGATACTCATTAATTATTCGCTACTACTACTACGCTAAAGATTAAACCGAATGGCTATTGTTGCATTTGTGTTTTCAAATATAGTTCCGATTAAATAATGTTTCTAATTTTTGAACCGATCCTTGCCAGATCTGTTCATATAGTCGAAGGGTGTCTGTCCCTCATCGATACAGTAGTGTTAGAATCAGTAAGCTAAGTTTCGTGCACGTGGACAGGTACCAGGGTTGGGGCACGTCGGCCGGGCAGACGTCGTATGCCGGAtacggcgcggcgggcggcgcgggagGCCCCGGCAACTACCAGGGCTGGGGCGCGCCGCCCGCCCCGCAGGCGCCGCCGCACGCGCCCGCCTGGCCCGCCACCAACAACTATACGCAGCACGCGCAGCCGCCCGCGCAGGGATACGGCAGCTACGGTACGCGAccttttatgtattatgtatatcgCCATTCGAAAAGAACAAGTTTGATAATTCTCCGGTGAGGTTTACATCTGACGTTTAAAGTGAATGCGTTCCACGCGGTTTATCGTCGACGTTCATACGACTTGTTTCCAAGTAAGTTTTAGGAATTAGCAGCGCGGTAACGAAATGATCGTACGTGTAAAAACATATCGATGTAATGTTACACGTTTATATCCGACGAAGCCAGTacaaaagagaaaaaataaatgattgtttgtTTAACAGCAAACTACAGCTCTGCTCCCGCGGGCGCTTCCGCCGGAGGCAGCTGGACCAACTGGAGCATGCCCCAAAACTCGAACTCCACTGGCTCTGGTGAGTAAACGTGACACTCTTCAACCGTAGGACAGAACTGTCGCTTTATTGCGAATATACGGGCAAAAATTATCAAACTTGTTCTTAGCAATAGTTTTAAGTAAACGATCAGCGAGCATGTATACACCCCTCCCGTGCGCAGGCTCGTACGTGCCGCTGTCGGAGGGCGGCGAGATGTacgggcgcggcggcggcggcgcggcgggcggcgcggcgccggCGCTGGCGGGCGCGCTGTCCTCCGCCGCGCTGTCCAAGTCCTCGTCCGCGGACTACTCCTCCTACCAGCAGTACCCGCCCGCCTACCAGCAGGACCAGGTACCGCACGCACACCACCACCACACCACCCCGACCGATGTACGAGAGTGAATCTGTCATTACGAACACTTTCACTAATATTGACTGAATATAACTAAATTGGAAAATTTTACAATCCTGCATATGATGTGACTTTTTTCAGTCTTGTAGTATTTTTCGTAATCGCAGATTCGATAAAACGTGCCGCCACTAACGTACTTATTGCACACGTACGTCGTTACGTAGTCGCACGTGTACAGAGGCTCTTTTGGTGACGTAAGCAGGATCATTGTTCTCATtctcattaatataatttaattttgttagtgTATTTTAGACTGTTGGCCTgtcattatttacaaaatataataattatgatttctGATTACGACACCAATTGCAATTACATTTTTGGTTATACCACTTTTGTTGACATGCTTTTGTAGttcgaattttaattatgtgttGTATCGAATGAAAGTGGTATCACCTAAACTATTCATATAACCTTATTCAATTTTCgatatttctttaaaacatattaaattgcCATGTGCAAATGAATTGCacttaagtttataaatattttagtttacaaatgaaataactttaaggatcggtttttaaataataaatgagaaaTTGTCATTattggacatttttttttttacaattacctCTTTATAATGACTACTAACTGAtccttaaaaaattaataagaaatatagaaACATATAATACAATTGTAAGAtcattatatctatttttaaaaaagataaaatgatattacaatgtATTTTAGTTATAGCTAGCCTGGCATGAACCATTATATCCTTTGTCTtagttagtttattaaattttttttaaccctTGCTAAAATGGTTTTTGCCTAGGTTGTCTTTGCTTCGACGAAGCATTTATTTGGGTAATGGTGTTTTTACTATGgaatcgttaaatatattttgtaaaattattatgaaactgTTAATTggtataataacaaaatgtatttaactattttataattgctATCATGCTTTTCATTATCTAGTGAATTTCCAATCTTACAAAAATTTCAtctcatattttctttttttttttacaccgtcatgaattatatttataaactatttgaTATGAAATTACATGTACATTTGGAAATTCTTTTGCCTCTCATTAAAAAGTAACGTGTTTGAAACAAGATCAATtgataatacattattaataattgtttcaaCACGATACTCGTAAGTGGGTCACGGTGCTCTCAATGCATATGCGACGTAACTGCTTGCAAATTGTAAGGTGATATTAATGTCCGTTTATTTTCtgcaaatacaaaaatactggATTGAAAcatgttttttgttttcaattgttttccttttgtcaaattatattttatattgacttAAATAATGTTTCTTTTCGGTATTTTATTGGcaaacaattattttgaaaaagctATATCTCgagtgcattttttttataattgattagtTGCTTAGTATTTCTAAATGTATTCTCGATATAGCAAAAGATTTGTTTAAACTGTTTCTCTTCagtttataaacaaaaagtacAGCCAAGTTGATTTCATAGATAATTACTTAGTGTTATTTGCTCGTACCCTCGGGGCTTGCATCCTTCCCATAATCCAATTACCCACcgctttttctttattttatcctGCATCCATCTCCAAACTTGTTTGAAGTGGTTATTCGGTATGAACCGGTGATTGCATGACTGGATTACTTGATTTACCTCAGACATAAGTTCGATTACAACATACATTAATGAATGAACGAAAGGTTTAACGAATGAACGTCTACACGACAGAATCACTAGCAAAGTTCAATTTGGTTGTACTTGCCAGTTTGTTTGCGATTCATGAATGAATGCGCGATGGAGATGTGTCACACACAACGGTGAACGAGCGAAATTCAGCGAAAACATTGTTCGTCTTTGAATGCAAACAAACAAACCTCAGACCGAGGCAAAAATGCAGCATGAATATAATATAGAGCCCCTATAGTTTGCCTCTCCTGCATCCGTGTGTTGTGTTCCAATATATCGGCGCTTTTTTCGTAACGCATACAACGCATACATCGGAGACATCGACACCCACTACTGCATGCTTTAAGTGGCAGACGAAATGTGCGATGTCTTTTTGATTTTCCGAGGCTATGCTGCGGTTCGTATTGTCTATATGATGCGGTCCTCTGATGCGAGCCGCTATCGAAGCGCCAGTTCAGAGTCGCACCGCTTTCCATAGTGAAAAATCAAGAAGATTAATGTTGTAATACAGTTTCGCTGAAGGTCTCTCATCACCACGACCCGCCCCCCcattcccgctcccgctcctaACGTCATCGCCCTCGGGGATAATTCACACGCTTTCGCCCGGTCCATCTTCACGCTCTGCTACTTACATAATCTGCTAAAGATCCAGGTTGGAGCATTGTGGCGAGTGGGACTTTATGTCTGTAATTCTTCTTTTCCAGTTGGTCGATCAGGGCCCACAAGAGTGGCTCCTCCACAAAGACAATTAGAGATATGGGTGGGTTCGGATGAGGGTATGTCGCGAAACTCTGGGGATTTCTCACTATGGACGGTTCGGTCATGCGACGATTACGCGGGCTCACCTTAAAGGCATCGCACCGCACTAGATTATAAGCTTACCTTTAGATCCATTTATTGTTCATAATGCATTTTTTTGTAGACGTGCGAGATGATTAAATCGCTTTGTTTCATCTCAATACTTGTAAAATTGGCATTTAAAGtacaaattagtaaaatttgGATTTTTCATATTGTTACAGGTTCattaatagataattttaacgataaataatattaagagctGTACTTTAAGTGTTCAGAGATGAAATTCGAACTTCTGTTAATTGTAATCAGAGAGCATATATGCAAACCTGTTCTGAATCATCGTGGCCGGCGCTGAATGTGGCCCTCGACATGCTCTCAACTCATTAGTCACTTCCaagtagtaaaaatataatccgAATCCACATTTAGCGCCTCCACGATGGCACATGACGTGTCGACGCTAAAGCCATAGTTTAGTTTGTGtttgatatatttctatttttatactcATTACATTAACCGAATAAGGCAAAGGTCTCAATCAGAATGGTGGCGTGAAGTTTTAAAGGCGATAGATCGACACGTCAAGCGCACCGTAATCGTGATTTTTCGTCTTATTATTAGCTCGTAATTGTTTCTTCATATACAAAATGTCTGTATATCAAAACtctattttgatttgttttgtattttctacatatattatgtttctacatatacaatatatctatatatcaatctatttaaatttgttcTGCTTTTTCGAGCGATAATTAGACGAATAATcatttaatacatacaatagATTGTCAACGCAAGTGGCCTAATTCAATAGAATGTAATCAATATTAAGCTGGTATATTATTGTTTCTGTTTAATACAATTATCTGTAGATAAAGCTTTACAACTCATAATCATTTTGAGGCCACTGCGTTACGGTTATTTTGAATAGGCCCCTTTGCGCTAACGGTCCAATATTTAATCCGACGACCTTTTACCGGACGTCCTGCCTTGTATACTTCGTCTAGTATCTTGGcagtaaaatattacaaattttattgtaaaatacaaGAGGGGTTACTATGGAAATCCGAAGGGGTAATGTCGCGCGAGTGGGGAGATATGTAGGATTGTCAACAGTTCGATAATTTATCGAATCGCTACTTCcaataaaaaagtgtttttttattaaatatttttatttttactctacatacaattaaattagaACTTGTGCACTGTCGAATCATGTTTCACTTCGGATGCGATACGTCGGGGACTAGTCGACAATCCTAGCGATACTAGACGGGGTATAGACGGCGGGGTCCGGCTAACGTGTGCGGGCCTGGCTAGGGCTCGTCGTACGGCGGCGGCGGGTCGCGCTACGGCGCGGGCGGCGAGTACCACTCGGGCGCCGCGCAGCCGCCAGGTGTGCACCCGCACCCGCACCACGCGCCCAAACACTTCACCGCCAACGAGTTTAACAAGGAGTGGCCCGCCGCCTAGtgcgcgccgcgcccgccgcgcccgccgcgcccgcctccCCACACGCACGCCCCTCGCCCTCCCGCCCGTCTCGCACCTCCGCGCGACCGCCTCTCCTGACAACGACAGTTGTTCATACGTAACGTTCGGACGATCTATCTGGTGCGAATGGTAACGCGGGAGTGCCGAACCGGACGGTAAAACACGACGACACTAGCGACACTGTACCAGATATAATGAACCGACGAGGTCGACCCACGATCGTAGATTTTATATGACACGGGATGTTCATTTTTATAGATACTTTCGATGACTGCTTAGCACTTTTTGacgataaatatactttattgtagtttgaaataataaaataaaatcatgttgCCTGTTAGTTACGAAACtcgaatgaaatgaaatataagaagtaaaattttataacaatgcaatataatattaaaataatgatgatcGGTAACTTTAGTAACGTGTTAAAAACGTATCCAATTTTTAagaagtaattttttaaaaaaaccaacGACTGCATTAACACAAACCCACACGCGTACTTTAATTTTAGTCGTAatcaaattaattgtaattaaactaaatttagaTAATGACAAGATCGTTCAGATGTGTTTACAAAGAAAGCGTAAGGTAGCGGGATGTTTTTTGCTTAATACCCTCCCCGAGTCTCGCGGCTCCGTGTCCGAAGCGCGCCGAGGTGTGCGTGTACATCTCTGTACACAAAAGtttctttatctttttattattctatgtaTTTTGGATGTGGGCTCcttttaacgtttttattttacttcgtaCTTTGATAACGTCAAAGGATTATCTTTTCGcgtttataaaatgatttcttTTAATAACACCACGTAATGTATCGATGGGATCTCGCTATTTCGTGTAGTGGTGATGTTACGAAGTGTAGATGTAAGCGCCACGAACGCTCCGCGCACAATTGACAGACAAAATGTTAAAACAAGGCCAATTTAGGGAAAATTACCTAAACAACTTAACTTAAGCTAATgacttgtataaatatttggtatatatattgatatgtatgtttaatattagaattttgGTTATTTACCACCCACTAGACTTAGGAAAATGGTAGGgatgtaatgaaataattatgtgttaatatttaacaaagcaAAGTATGACTGAacgtgattttaatatttttaatttcccgTTGTTAAAAAAAGGGGAGCaattctgtataaatattattcgtaattataattattttcttatatggattttagttttttatcgcaattttaagtttatatggaACTTATACTTTAATGAATTTTTACCTGCCAAATTGTTATAACGAGCAAACGATAACGTATTTGTTAAGTGATAAAGCTCAAGCATTTAGGATATAGAGCAGTCGGCCTCGCCGGCGCCCTCCGCACCCTTCGCGCGGACtcttgtacatacatatatatacttacttgtgtgtaaaacataattttaatcgaTTCTCTCGTCACatagttttaaagtttttaatttatgtgatcgccaaatatatttaaaagctatATAGGGGTTATACGGCGGTGGCGGCCCCACGCGCTCGCCCGCTCCCTCACAAAGtgagttataatttaaagtaacatttttagattaaatttaatgttagtcCTTTACTGTACTATATCGCTCAATCATTTGACCGATCGACTGATTAAAATTTTAGTGATAAGCTAAGTAATGTAATCGCGAGCGGGGCGGCGAGCGTGCGACGCGGGCCCACCGGTCCTTTAAGTTAATGCTAGATACGCGGCCGGTCACGCGGTCAcatttgttataaatgttttaataggaAAATTGTTGATAATTACATTGAATGCATAATTTGATAGTATAGGGTTATTTAAGATCGCACCGTaagtaaagtataatttatctatGACTATGAGGAGTAATGTGAGACGTAAGCGTTTATAAGTGACGCGGTCCGGCGAAAGGTGCGGAGTCCCAAATTTAATGCTAAATCATAGAGAAAACGCCTTACATTGTGATGTTCATAGTTAAAGCGCATATTGGTACATTTCTTATAGCTCTATTATATTACACACGACTGAAACACATCATTATGTAGGAAGTTGAAACTTGTACCTTAAAacgatatattgaaatattattaataattactaaatgaTGTCGGTGCCTATTTGCCCACTACTAGGTTACGTGTAGTTGTGCCCGTTTCTTACCGCTCCTTTACTCTTACCTGATCGTTCCTATGTAAGTTAGGTTTAATTTGTCTCGATTCATTCCTCGGTAACGATACGCGTCCTAATATACTGTCGCTGTAAGTCCTGTTTTATAAGTTCGCTTAGACGGCACGTTCGAGTCGCTTTTACTTGGCATTTGTATTCGTCGAACGACTAACCAGTAACCCGCTGCCCATCGCCGTCGCACTGTTGCGCTCGCGTGCGAGCGTCCCGCACGCACTCGCCTCTCCGGCGCGGGCGGCGACTAGTGCGACGTGTCGAGTCCGCATTTTGGTTCTAATTTACTTACtgtagatttaatgtacaaccACCGATGAAGTGATGACATTGTTCACGTCTGTTTAATGTTAGGAAACGATGCCTTACAAAAAGTTAAGTGAATATAGAgatgatttatattatgttaatttcagTGATATTAAATTAGCACTAAGGTGTTTTTTAGATACGGGCTCGGTTCCCGGACTCACGAACCTTCG
This genomic interval carries:
- the LOC126773369 gene encoding heterogeneous nuclear ribonucleoprotein 27C isoform X2 produces the protein MRMNPDMDDDEKGKLFVGGLSWETSQENLQRYFSRYGDVIDCVVMKNSESGRSRGFGFVTFAEPALVNVVLQNGPHQLDGRTIDPKPCNPRTLQKPKRGGGYPKVFLGGLPSNITETDLRVFFGRYGKVMEVVIMYDQEKKKSRGFGFLSFEDEISVERVTQEHFINLNGKQVEIKRAEPRDGSGKLGSGGGGMGGAGMGGAPGDAPAAGQWGPPQAAPMNIIQGHNGQMGGPPINMPMAGPNIMQGYQGWGTSAGQTSYAGYGAAGGAGGPGNYQGWGAPPAPQAPPHAPAWPATNNYTQHAQPPAQGYGSYANYSSAPAGASAGGSWTNWSMPQNSNSTGSGSYVPLSEGGEMYGRGGGGAAGGAAPALAGALSSAALSKSSSADYSSYQQYPPAYQQDQGSSYGGGGSRYGAGGEYHSGAAQPPGVHPHPHHAPKHFTANEFNKEWPAA
- the LOC126773369 gene encoding heterogeneous nuclear ribonucleoprotein 27C isoform X1, whose protein sequence is MRMNPDMDDDEKGKLFVGGLSWETSQENLQRYFSRYGDVIDCVVMKNSESGRSRGFGFVTFAEPALVNVVLQNGPHQLDGRTIDPKPCNPRTLQKPKRGGGYPKVFLGGLPSNITETDLRVFFGRYGKVMEVVIMYDQEKKKSRGFGFLSFEDEISVERVTQEHFINLNGKQVEIKRAEPRDGSGKLGSGGGGMGGAGMGGAPGDAPAAGQWGPPQAAPMNIIQGHNGQMGGPPINMPMAGPNIMQGYQGWGTSAGQTSYAGYGAAGGAGGPGNYQGWGAPPAPQAPPHAPAWPATNNYTQHAQPPAQGYGSYANYSSAPAGASAGGSWTNWSMPQNSNSTGSGSYVPLSEGGEMYGRGGGGAAGGAAPALAGALSSAALSKSSSADYSSYQQYPPAYQQDQGSSYGGGGSRYGAGGEYHSGAAQPPGDDYEYTGGSGDGYQRSSKRSHHGTSSSGSASASSYHPYRR
- the LOC126773369 gene encoding heterogeneous nuclear ribonucleoprotein 27C isoform X4, which gives rise to MRMNPDMDDDEKGKLFVGGLSWETSQENLQRYFSRYGDVIDCVVMKNSESGRSRGFGFVTFAEPALVNVVLQNGPHQLDGRTIDPKPCNPRTLQKPKRGGGYPKVFLGGLPSNITETDLRVFFGRYGKVMEVVIMYDQEKKKSRGFGFLSFEDEISVERVTQEHFINLNGKQVEIKRAEPRDGSGKLGSGGGGMGGAGMGGAPGDAPAAGQWGPPQAAPMNIIQGHNGQMGGPPINMPMAGPNIMQGYQGWGTSAGQTSYAGYGAAGGAGGPGNYQGWGAPPAPQAPPHAPAWPATNNYTQHAQPPAQGYGSYGSYVPLSEGGEMYGRGGGGAAGGAAPALAGALSSAALSKSSSADYSSYQQYPPAYQQDQGSSYGGGGSRYGAGGEYHSGAAQPPGDDYEYTGGSGDGYQRSSKRSHHGTSSSGSASASSYHPYRR
- the LOC126773369 gene encoding heterogeneous nuclear ribonucleoprotein 27C isoform X5 — protein: MRMNPDMDDDEKGKLFVGGLSWETSQENLQRYFSRYGDVIDCVVMKNSESGRSRGFGFVTFAEPALVNVVLQNGPHQLDGRTIDPKPCNPRTLQKPKRGGGYPKVFLGGLPSNITETDLRVFFGRYGKVMEVVIMYDQEKKKSRGFGFLSFEDEISVERVTQEHFINLNGKQVEIKRAEPRDGSGKLGSGGGGMGGAGMGGAPGDAPAAGQWGPPQAAPMNIIQGHNGQMGGPPINMPMAGPNIMQGYQGWGTSAGQTSYAGYGAAGGAGGPGNYQGWGAPPAPQAPPHAPAWPATNNYTQHAQPPAQGYGSYANYSSAPAGASAGGSWTNWSMPQNSNSTGSGSYVPLSEGGEMYGRGGGGAAGGAAPALAGALSSAALSKSSSADYSSYQQYPPAYQQDQLVDQGPQEWLLHKDN
- the LOC126773369 gene encoding heterogeneous nuclear ribonucleoprotein 27C isoform X3, giving the protein MRMNPDMDDDEKGKLFVGGLSWETSQENLQRYFSRYGDVIDCVVMKNSESGRSRGFGFVTFAEPALVNVVLQNGPHQLDGRTIDPKPCNPRTLQKPKRGGGYPKVFLGGLPSNITETDLRVFFGRYGKVMEVVIMYDQEKKKSRGFGFLSFEDEISVERVTQEHFINLNGKQVEIKRAEPRDGSGKLGSGGGGMGGAGMGGAPGDAPAAGQWGPPQAAPMNIIQGHNGQMGGPPINMPMAGPNIMQGYQGWGTSAGQTSYAGYGAAGGAGGPGNYQGWGAPPAPQAPPHAPAWPATNNYTQHAQPPAQGYGSYANYSSAPAGASAGGSWTNWSMPQNSNSTGSGSYVPLSEGGEMYGRGGGGAAGGAAPALAGALSSAALSKSSSADYSSYQQYPPAYQQDQVMITNTLAVQETVTRDRQNAAITELRAVGAHRRPLTIHIGVNE